The Aminivibrio pyruvatiphilus DNA segment CAGTTCGAGGGTGGCGGGCATCCGCTCCACGATGAGGGTCAGGGCGGGGCGCTTGAAGATGTAGGACACCCCCAGGTCCCCCCGGAGGAGGTTCTGCAGGAAGACCCCGTACTGCACCCACAGGGGCCGGTCGAGGCCGAGGGCTGTCCGGGCCTCGGCGATCTGGGCGTCCGTGGCCGTGGGCGGCACGATCATGAGGACCGGGTCGCCGGTGAAGCTCATCACGAGAAAAACGATCACCGAGACGGTGAACAGGACGACAATCATCTGGACAAGGCGTTTCAGCAGATATTTCAGCATGGATCATATCCCCGTTTCGTGTGGAATGGAGAGCCCCGGGTTCAGCGGCAGGCAACACCTCACGGGCAGGCCTCCGATGCCGGGACGAGCTTCCCCGTCTCGTCGGCGTACCGGACTTCGCAGTCGAGCCAGACGCCTATCCTGTCGTGAACCCTGCGCCGGACCAGGCCGATGAGGCCAAGGACATCCCGGGAGGACGCCCCCCCGAGGTTGACGATAAAATTGGCGTGCAGAGAGGAAACCCGGGCCCCTCCCACGGTCTCCCCCTTGAGGCCCGTGTCCTCGATGATCTTTCCCGGAGGGCCCGCGAGCTCGAAGACCGCCGGATCGTTGGTGAACACGGAGCCGCAGTTGGGCAGGTCAAGGGGAAACTTGCCCCTGCGCTCCCCGAGGACCCGGATCTGTTCCCTCCTCACCGCGCCGGGTTCCGACCGCCGGAAATCCAGGACGGCGCCGAGGACGATCCACCGTTTTTCCGGCACGTCGGGAGGATCCTGGAAGAGGGACCGCCGGTAGGAGAAGCCGCACTCTTCATTCACGAATGTCCGCCGTTCCCCGGCAAGCGAGACGGCGTCCACGGACCGGATGTTCTCTCCGGCACTGTGCCGGAGGCTTCCTCCGTTCATGGTGACCAGACCGCCCAGGGAGCCGGGAATGCCCGCCGCGTGCTCGAAGCCGGAAAGCCCTGCGTCGGCAAGGTTCTTTACCAGCTTCGGCACCCAGATTCCTCCCCTGGCCCTCACCTCCGTACCGGAGATAGAAAATTCCGAAAAAAGCCTCCCCAGCTTCATCACCACGCCCCGGATGCCGCCGTCAGGGAAGAGCAGGTTCGTCCCCTTCCCCAAGACAAGAAAGGGCACATTCTCTCCCCTGACAAATTCCAGGAGCCGGAGGATCTCCTCCTCCGTGCGGGGCTGGACCAGGGCGTCCGCCGGCCCCCCGATCTTCCACGAACAATGGTCTTTCAGCGGCTCCATGGGGGAGACCACCCCCACACGGAGTTTCTGCAGCTTTTCCGCAAGGATCATGGGTGTTTCCGAACCGCCTTTCGCGAAGGGGGGATGGGAATCCTCCCATCCCCCTGCAGGTTTTCCGCGTTTCTTCTCTCCCTCATACTGCCGGGCGGAAGGTTCCCCGCTCGATATGGTGGAAGGCGAGAAAATCCGGAGCGGTCCCCCGGGCCTCCACCACGGTCCGGAAAATGTCGAGGGTCTTTTTCTGGCAGGTGAAAAGGAGCACCTGGTTGTCCTCCGCCGCTTCGAGAATGGCCTCAGCGGCCCCCTGCTGGCGGGTTTCGTCGAACCGGACGAGAAGATCGTCAAGTATCAGGGGCAGGGGCTCGGAATTCCGTCCCCACAGCGTCGCCAGGGAGAGCCGCATGGACAGGTAGACCTGGTCGGCGAGCCCTGAACTCCACTTGACCTCGTCCTTCCGTTCCCTGGAGGGATCGTTCCCTTCAAGGACCACGGAGAGTCCTCTCTCTCCTCCACCCGAAAGAAGAGTGTAGCGGTTTCCCGTCATGAGCGCAAGATATTTTCCCGCCCTGCGGATCACCTCGGGCTGGCGCTCCCTCTCGTGCTTCTCCTTGGAAACCTCGAGGAAATGCCTGGCGAGGATCACCGAAAGCCACTCTTTCACGCTGTCGTCCAGCTTCCGCTCCATCTCGCTCCTGGAAAAGAGCAGTTCCCCGAGGCGCTCATCCGCGGCGATCTGCTCCAGGCGGAGGGCAAGCCTACCTCTGGAGTCCGCCGCGGCCTCGAACTCCTTTTCCAGCACGGCGGCTTCCTCCGCCGCCCGCTCCCTCTCCTTCGCCCCGTCCTCCGCCGGGAGGGCCAGGAGCTCCTCTCCCGCCTTCTCCACTTCCTCCGCGGTGCCGAAAAGGCCAAGGAGGACCTTCCGCTCCCGGGAGGCATCGTCAAGGAGGCGTTCCCGTTCGTCCCAGCGGGCGGCGAGGGCCCTGTACCGTTCCTCGTTTTCCGAACCGGCGATGGTGAAGAGCTCCCCTGTTTTTTCCCCGTTGACTTCCAGCTCTCCCCGGTGTCCGGAAAGGGAGACGGAAAGGGCCGCCAGGTCCCGTTCGAGAGCGGCGATCTCCCCCTTTCTCTCCCCGGCCTGCCGCAGCGCGGCGGCAAGAATACGGATGGAAGACGGGTCGGGCTCTTCCGATAGCTCTGCGCCCGCACCCGCGAAGAGCCCCGCCAGGTCGGCAATGCGCTGCCTCACCGAGGAGATATACCTCTCGAGTTCCCTCATCTCCGCCTTCCGAGATTCGATAGCGGACTTCTCCGACCGGAGCTGCAGTATCCGGGGCACCAGGGCCTCCATGTCCTTCGGGGCAAGGTTCTGGTCAAATTGCCGCCCTGCAAGCCAGCGGCGCCATTCGGCCACAAGACTGTCAAGCTCTGCAGCTGTCCGCTCAAGGGCGCTCTCCATGGCCTCGCTCTCGCTGTCCATCCGGGCCATCACGGCGGCCATCTGTCGGCTCCGTTCGCTCAGCACGGCGAACCGTTCGTTCGCCGAATTGTCCCTCTCCCCTTCTTCCAGAAGCTCGTCCATTTCGTTGGCGAACCTCGGGGCCCTGATACCGAGCCGCTCCCCGAGTTCCTCCCGTCTGTTCCGGAGCCTTTCGACCCTGGCCTTCTGGCTTTCCAGCAGCAGCAGGGTCTCCTCCATCCGCAGGTCGAGATCGTCCATCCTGCGGGTCCACCAGGAGAGGGCCGTCTCGTACCGCTTCTGCTGGTCCCGGTGGGCTATGAATGAGAGCAGGGAGGCGCTGAAAAGGGCCACGGCGCCGAAGAACCACAACCGGTCAGAGGTGAGCCAGGCCTGGTAGGTGCCCCCTCCGCCCACGGCGAGCAGCGCCCCGGAGATGAGGGCCACCATGGTCCCGGGCTCGGGGGGCTCTTCCTCGGCGAGGACCGCTTTTTCACTGATAATGGTGGTCCTGGCTTCCTCGAGGTTCGCCAGCTCCTCTTCCTCGTCGCAGAGTTCCCCGAACACGGCCCGCAGGCCGGTGATGAGGCTCCACCGCTCGGTGGCCCGCTTTGCTCTTGTCTCCACTCCCGCCGTTTCCCGGTCGAGGGAAGCGGCCTCGCTTCTCCGGTCTTCCCGCAGGCGATTCCACTGGACAAGGGATTTCTCCTCTTCACCCTTCCTCCTCTCGAGAAGCTCCTTCCGCTCTGCGGTCCTTCTGGCGTAGTCTATGGCTTGGGCAGAGACATCGGCCCCGGCGAGGTGTTCTTCCGTCCACCAGGAACAGAGATTCTCCAGGTTTCCCCTGAAGGCCTTTTCCGCGTCCCCTATCTCCTTTTCCAGAAGCCCCCTTCTGGCGAGAGATGCCCGGAACTGCTCGCTCTCGTGCTCCAATCCCTCCACTTCCTGCCGCGCTTGAAGACACCCGAGGACGGGGTCCGCCTCCAGGACGGCCTTCTCCCTTGCCTTCGCCGCCTTTTCTTCCTCCAGGCGGGCGACGGCGGCCTCTATCCTTTCCTTCTCCTCTTTCAGCCGTTCCAGCCGGGACAGGCCGTTTTCGGGAAAGGGATGAAGCTCCGTCATACCGGCAAGCCTCAGTTCAGTCTCCTCGAGGGCCTTCCGGGAGGGGCGGGCCTTTTCAAGAAGCTCCAGCCTGGCGATCCGTCCTTTGAGGATCTCCAGCCGCTCCTTCTTCTTTTCAATGGAGTCTTCCATGGCAGACAGGTCGTCCTTCATCCTCCGCCATGCGCCGTTACGCTCCCTGAGATCCCGTATGGCGGCGTCCGTTTCGCCCATGGAGGCGAGAAGCCGGTTCACCGCCGACGCACTCCGGGCGTTCCCCCACGGCCGGTAGAGTTCATTCTGCCGGGCATCGAGCAGCGAGAGCAGTTTCGGAAGGGATGCCGACCCCAGGCCGGCTCCGGCGGCAAAGAACCGGGCGGCCACGTCGGAAGAGTTCAGGGGGTCCAGGGACTGCATCTCCCCGAGCCCCATGGCGAAAACGCTCTCGTAGACATCCCTGCTGATGGAGAAGAAATCCGGCGAAAGCTCGGCGGCAGGGCCCCCGTCGGCGGGAGCAATGAGGTTCTTCTGCCCCTCCACGGTCAGGATGTAATCCCTCCCGTCCTCCATGCGGATCCTTGCGGAGCCTCCGTGCTGCCCGCCATTCAGGGGCTCGTACAGGTTCGCCTTCCCCCTGCCGTTCTTCCCCCTGCTGAAAAGCAGGCGGCGGAAGAAATTCATCAGGGTGGTCTTGCCGCTTTCGTTCTCTCCATGAAAGATGGTGAGCCCTTTAGACAGTTTAGCTCCCGAGCCCGAGAAAACACCGAAGTTATTGACAAAAAATTCCGTTATCTTCATAATCCGTCAATCCCTTCGAGCAGTCCGGACAGGGCCGAAAAGGTCCCCCTGTCGAGGAGCAGCTCCGCGTCCTCGTCGGACAGGGAGTCTATCACGTCCAGCACCTCCCGGGACGGGATCCTGTCCAGAATTCCCCGCTCTCTGAGGATGTTCTTGAGTCCATCCCGGAGATTGCCTCCCTGCCGGAAAGCCCGGACCTCCTTCAGGAAATCGCCTGCAAAATGGCTGCCCGCCGCGAGGGAGTCAAGATCCAGGGGGGGGGCCGTCACCTCGAAAATCTCCTCGGTGAAGATGAAATCGGGCCTGTCTTCCTCCCCTTCGTTCACTGTCTCAAGAAGCCCGCCGGGCCCCCTGAGAAACCCCGGGCGGCGGAGGAGTCCGTGGATCTTCCCCCGGCCTGAAATGGAAAGCCGCAGAAGGGCCGGCAGCCTGCCGTTTTCCCGCCGGACCGTCTCCTTCAGGTCCGACACGGCCTGGAAAAACTCCTCGTCCCGCTCCATTCCGTCAATGGAAATGTCCCCGCTTCTCCACCGTACCACGTCGCAGGGGACGAACTCGGCACACCCTGGCTCACCGGCGGAGAGGGTGACGTAAAAAACGCCCTTTTTCCCCGTTTCCCGGATGTTCCTCCCCTGGATAGTCCCGGGATAGACCACAAGGGGGTCCCGGCAGAGCACCTCCGCCCCGTGCACGTGGCCCAGGGCCCAGTAGTCCATGCCCGCCGCCCTCAGGTCGTCCAGGGAACAGGGGGCGTAGTTTTCATGCCCCTTCCGGCCGCCCACGTTGCAGTGGAGCAGGGCGATGTTCACGCCTTCTCCCTTCCGGCCCGCGAACCGGAGGGCCACATTTTCCTCCACGTCCCGGACGGGATAGCTGAAGCCGTGAACCGTGCCGGCCATCTCCCCTCCAAGCACCAGGGGAACTGACTCGACCCCGGGGCCGAACCGGAAGGCCAGGGGCGGAAAATCCCTGTCCGCCTCCCATCCCGAGAGGGAATCGTGGTTTCCCGCAGCGATGAAGGAAGGGATTCCTCCGCCGGAAAGGCGCCGAAGCTGTTCGAGAAAAAAAACCTGGGCCCGGACGCTTCTGTCCTCGCTGTCATAGACATCGCCCGAGACCAAGAAGAAATCCGCTCCCTTCTTCAGGGCGAAGGTGACGGCATTTTCAAAAGCCCGGAAAGTCGCTTTTCGCAGGAATGCCCCGAGGGAGGGAGAGATATCGGAAAGCCCGGAAAAAGGGCTGTCGAGGTGAAGGTCCGCGCAGTGAACGAAAGAAATTTTCCGGCCGCTCACCGGGTCTTCCCCCTCTCCGCCGGGAGAAAAGGCAGCTCGTTCTGGTACACTCGGCACCACTCCCTTCAAAAATCCCGTCTACTTTATGCCACAGCTTCCTTCTTTGCAACACGATCCTGTTTCCTCAGTTTTTCCCGGCAGAGGGAATCACGCCGGGGCCCCTTGTCTCCCGGGGCTTGTCACCGGCCGGTGACAATGGGATAATTCTTCCGTAATTGAATCCGATTGTGGAGGATTATAGAGAGATGAAAGGATTTGGAGCGGCCATTTCGGCCATTTCGTACTACCTTCCGCCGAAAGTGGTGGACAACAGGGCCCTCGTGGAGGAGTTCGGCACGTGGACTGAAGATAAAATATACCAGAAAACCGGAATAAGGGAACGCCACGTGGTCGACGGGGAGCTGGTGTCGGACCTTGCGGCCAGGGCGGCGGAAAAGCTCTTCGAAGAACACGGCGTCGACCGGGATTCTATCGACTTCCTGCTGCTGTGCACCGAAAGCCCCGATTATTACCTTCCGGCCACAGCCTGCGTGGTGCAGGACCGTCTTGGCCTGAAAAAAACCACCGGGGCCCTGGACTACAACCTGGGATGCTCGGGCTTCATCTATGGCCTCGCCCTCTCGAAGGGGCTCATCGCCGCGGGCATAGCGTCGAGGGTCCTGCTCATCACCGCCGACACCCTGACCCGGACAATCAACCCGAAGGACAAGAGCACCCGGACCATCTTCGGCGACGCCGCGGCGGCCATCCTGGTGGAGGCCTCCGACACGGCCCGTATCGGCGATTTCGTCCTCGGCACCGACGGCTCAGGCATGGACAAGCTCATCATACCCGCCGGTGCATGGGCAGCCCCCCGCTCTCCCGAAACTGCCGCCGAACGGACAAACAAGTGGGGAAACACCAGGAGCGCGGAAAACCTGTACATGAACGGCCCGGAGGTACTCAACTTCACCCTGGCCACCGTGCCCGAAGCGGTCAGCCGGACACTGGAGGCTCATTCCCTGAAGCTCGAGGACGTGGACCTCTTTGTCTTCCACCAGGCCACGCTCCTCATCCTGGAGCACCTGAGGAAGGAAATCGGCATTCCTCCGGAGAAGTTCTTCATGAACATGGAGAACAAGGGCAACACGGTGAGCGCCACCATTCCCATGGCTCTGCGGGACGCCGCCGACGAGGGCAGGCTCCGCCCCGGGGACAGGGTCATGGCCGTGGGATTCGGCGTCGGGTATTCCTGGGGAGCGACTATCATACGATGGTAAGAACAGCACCTCTTGTATTCTGAAAAATGTGATAGACTGGGGGGCGGAACAGTCATGTTCCGCCCCTTTTTCGCTGCGCACAAGGAGCGTGGATACATTGAGCGGAATGGTACTCCGGAAGTTTGTCGCCCCTGAAATCATCTTCGGCAGAGGATCCCGCGCTCTCGCCGGCCGGTACGCCAGGAACCTCGGAGGCACGAAGATCCTCGTGGTCACCGACGACGGCGTGGCCGAAGCCGGGTGGCTCGATCCCCTCCTCGAAAGCCTCGAAGGCGAGGGCCTGGGCTGGGCGGTCTACCGCGACGTTCAGCCGAACCCCACCGAATCCATGGTCATGCGGGGAGCTCACATCTACACCTCGGAAGGCTGCGACCTCATCCTCACCCTCGGCGGAGGAAGCCCCATGGACTGCGCCAAGGCCATCGGTGCCGTCCACGCCAACGGGGGGAACGTGCTGGACTTTGTGGGGGTGGACAAAATCCCCGTCCCCTGCCCTCCGGTGGTCTGCATACCCACCACCGCAGGAAGCGCCGCGGACATCTCCCAGTTTTCCATCATCAAGAACGAAAAAACAGGCATCAAACACGCCATTGTCAGCAAGTCCATGGTCCCTGACGTGGCCCTGGTGGACCCGGACACGACCCTCACCATGGACGGCTTCCTCACCGCGTCCACGGGAATGGACGCCCTCACCCACGCCTTCGAGGCCTACGTGTCCCGGGCGCACTCGCCTCTTACGGACCTCCACGCACTCCAGTCCGTGGAGATGGTGCACACCTTTCTTCTCCGCGCCATGGGCGACCTCTCCAACCCGGAATACCGGACCGGGATGATGCTGGCGTCCCTCCATGCCGGCCTCGCCTTTTCCAACGCGAGTCTCGGCGTGGTCCACGCCCTCTCCCACAGTCTCGGCGGGCTCCTCGACCTTCCCCACGGAGAATGCAACTCCCTGCTCCTCCGTCACGGGGTGGAAGCCAACTTCGATGCCGTCCCCGAACGGTTTGCCTCCCTCCTCGAACGGTTCGGCGGCCCTGCGGAACCTCCCGGCGTCCTCCCCGGGCTGCTCGCCCGCCTTGATGACCTCAGGGAACGGGCAGGTCTTCCGGGAAGGCTCCGGGATCTCGGCCTGAGTGAGGATCTTCTTCCCGAAATAGCGGCGGCGGCTTGGGAGGACCCCTGCATGATCACGAACCCCCGTCCCATGTCCTCTTCCGACCTTGAGGGAATCCTGCGAAATGCCTACTGACCGGCGGACATCCGAGCAGGACGACCAGCTCCTGGCCCTCATGGGGCTCGGAGCCCAGTCGGGGAAGAAAAGCCACTACCCGGAGCTGAAGCGGCGGCTCGCCGAGCTTGAACGGGTCCAGGCACTGCTGGACAGGGCCCAGGACGCTATCTTCGTGGTCTCCCTTCCCGATGAAACCGTGGAGTACAGGAACGAATCCGCCCTTGGTCTCCGCGGCGGCTTCGGGCGGAGAGAACAGCGTCCCCTGGAGGACTTCCTCAAGGGACCCGACGGGAGAGGACTCACCATCAGGTCATGTTTTCCCGACCCCGGGGAGGGGGAGGACCGTATGATCCTTCCCCTGCTGACCGAGAAGGGCGTCCGGCGGTTCGAGGCTTCCTTCATGGCGGCGGAGACGGAAGGCCGCCTCTCCGGGGTACTCATCCTCAGGGACCAGGAGGACAGGATCCGCACGGAGGCCCGGCTCGCCGAATCCCTGCGGCAGGTGGAGCAGGCCCGGATGCGGACCGTCCATCTCACCGCCACCCTCGTGGAGATCAAGGACTCCTACACGGGCAAGAACCAGCGCCAGGCCGCGGGCCTCGCCCACGCCATCGGCACGGCTCTCGGAATGACGGGAGACCCCCTGGAAAACCTGGTAACGGCCACACTCCTCCACGACGTGGGGATGATGGCCATTCCCGCGGAAATTCTCTGCATTCCGGGACCTCTCCGTCCTGTGGACCGCCGGCTGATGCAGGAACACGCCTCCATAGGATGCGACATTCTGAAGAAACAGGGATTCCCGCCGGAGATCCACCTCACGGTGCTCCACCACCATGAACGCATGGACGGCAGCGGCTATCCGAAGGGCCTGAAGGGAGAGGAAATCCCTTTCGGGGCCCGGATCGCCGGCATTGCCGACGTGACGGAGGCCATGCTGAGCCACAGGCCCTACCGCCCCGCCTGGCCCCTGGAAAAGGTGCTGGAGGAACTCTCGGGAAAAAAAGGGGTCCTTTATGACCCGGAAGCGGCTGAAACCTGCATAAAACTGCTTGAAGGAGGGTACACCCTCGACGACGAGTGGTTTTACAAAAGGTAAAAAATTCCGGGGGCCCTTAAGGGCCCCCGGAACGCATTACTGGTGGGACACGTTGAACACGAGATCAAGGCGGGTGAGCCGGAACAGTTCCTCCACCATCCCCCGAAGGCCTGTGATGACCATCTTTCCGCCCTTCTGGAGGCATCTCTTGTGAATGGAGATCAGGACCCCCAGCCCGGAGCTGTCCACGTATTCCAGGCCCGAAAGGTCGATGGTCAGGTGGATTATCCCTTCTTCAAGAAGCCCTATGAGCTGCTCCCTCACGGACGCCGAATCCTCGACGTACATGCTGCCGCCCAGGCGTACCCGCGCCCCGGCGCCGCTTTTGCTAATATCCACTTTCATGGCGCATCCTCCTTCTCCATGGACAAACTTCGGAAAGCAAGCCAATTATACGACAGCGGGCTTATTTGACAAAACCCCGCCGTCCTTTTCAATTTTGAAGCGCTCCGTCATGCGCCGCATGTCCTCGGAGGTCTCGCTGACCTCCTGGGCGCTCGTGGCCACGGTCTCCATGGCAGCCGCCGTCTCCTCCATGGAGGCCGCGAGGGTCTGCA contains these protein-coding regions:
- the murB gene encoding UDP-N-acetylmuramate dehydrogenase; amino-acid sequence: MILAEKLQKLRVGVVSPMEPLKDHCSWKIGGPADALVQPRTEEEILRLLEFVRGENVPFLVLGKGTNLLFPDGGIRGVVMKLGRLFSEFSISGTEVRARGGIWVPKLVKNLADAGLSGFEHAAGIPGSLGGLVTMNGGSLRHSAGENIRSVDAVSLAGERRTFVNEECGFSYRRSLFQDPPDVPEKRWIVLGAVLDFRRSEPGAVRREQIRVLGERRGKFPLDLPNCGSVFTNDPAVFELAGPPGKIIEDTGLKGETVGGARVSSLHANFIVNLGGASSRDVLGLIGLVRRRVHDRIGVWLDCEVRYADETGKLVPASEACP
- a CDS encoding AAA family ATPase translates to MKITEFFVNNFGVFSGSGAKLSKGLTIFHGENESGKTTLMNFFRRLLFSRGKNGRGKANLYEPLNGGQHGGSARIRMEDGRDYILTVEGQKNLIAPADGGPAAELSPDFFSISRDVYESVFAMGLGEMQSLDPLNSSDVAARFFAAGAGLGSASLPKLLSLLDARQNELYRPWGNARSASAVNRLLASMGETDAAIRDLRERNGAWRRMKDDLSAMEDSIEKKKERLEILKGRIARLELLEKARPSRKALEETELRLAGMTELHPFPENGLSRLERLKEEKERIEAAVARLEEEKAAKAREKAVLEADPVLGCLQARQEVEGLEHESEQFRASLARRGLLEKEIGDAEKAFRGNLENLCSWWTEEHLAGADVSAQAIDYARRTAERKELLERRKGEEEKSLVQWNRLREDRRSEAASLDRETAGVETRAKRATERWSLITGLRAVFGELCDEEEELANLEEARTTIISEKAVLAEEEPPEPGTMVALISGALLAVGGGGTYQAWLTSDRLWFFGAVALFSASLLSFIAHRDQQKRYETALSWWTRRMDDLDLRMEETLLLLESQKARVERLRNRREELGERLGIRAPRFANEMDELLEEGERDNSANERFAVLSERSRQMAAVMARMDSESEAMESALERTAAELDSLVAEWRRWLAGRQFDQNLAPKDMEALVPRILQLRSEKSAIESRKAEMRELERYISSVRQRIADLAGLFAGAGAELSEEPDPSSIRILAAALRQAGERKGEIAALERDLAALSVSLSGHRGELEVNGEKTGELFTIAGSENEERYRALAARWDERERLLDDASRERKVLLGLFGTAEEVEKAGEELLALPAEDGAKERERAAEEAAVLEKEFEAAADSRGRLALRLEQIAADERLGELLFSRSEMERKLDDSVKEWLSVILARHFLEVSKEKHERERQPEVIRRAGKYLALMTGNRYTLLSGGGERGLSVVLEGNDPSRERKDEVKWSSGLADQVYLSMRLSLATLWGRNSEPLPLILDDLLVRFDETRQQGAAEAILEAAEDNQVLLFTCQKKTLDIFRTVVEARGTAPDFLAFHHIERGTFRPAV
- a CDS encoding metallophosphoesterase family protein, whose amino-acid sequence is MSGRKISFVHCADLHLDSPFSGLSDISPSLGAFLRKATFRAFENAVTFALKKGADFFLVSGDVYDSEDRSVRAQVFFLEQLRRLSGGGIPSFIAAGNHDSLSGWEADRDFPPLAFRFGPGVESVPLVLGGEMAGTVHGFSYPVRDVEENVALRFAGRKGEGVNIALLHCNVGGRKGHENYAPCSLDDLRAAGMDYWALGHVHGAEVLCRDPLVVYPGTIQGRNIRETGKKGVFYVTLSAGEPGCAEFVPCDVVRWRSGDISIDGMERDEEFFQAVSDLKETVRRENGRLPALLRLSISGRGKIHGLLRRPGFLRGPGGLLETVNEGEEDRPDFIFTEEIFEVTAPPLDLDSLAAGSHFAGDFLKEVRAFRQGGNLRDGLKNILRERGILDRIPSREVLDVIDSLSDEDAELLLDRGTFSALSGLLEGIDGL
- a CDS encoding 3-oxoacyl-ACP synthase III family protein, coding for MKGFGAAISAISYYLPPKVVDNRALVEEFGTWTEDKIYQKTGIRERHVVDGELVSDLAARAAEKLFEEHGVDRDSIDFLLLCTESPDYYLPATACVVQDRLGLKKTTGALDYNLGCSGFIYGLALSKGLIAAGIASRVLLITADTLTRTINPKDKSTRTIFGDAAAAILVEASDTARIGDFVLGTDGSGMDKLIIPAGAWAAPRSPETAAERTNKWGNTRSAENLYMNGPEVLNFTLATVPEAVSRTLEAHSLKLEDVDLFVFHQATLLILEHLRKEIGIPPEKFFMNMENKGNTVSATIPMALRDAADEGRLRPGDRVMAVGFGVGYSWGATIIRW
- a CDS encoding iron-containing alcohol dehydrogenase, translated to MVLRKFVAPEIIFGRGSRALAGRYARNLGGTKILVVTDDGVAEAGWLDPLLESLEGEGLGWAVYRDVQPNPTESMVMRGAHIYTSEGCDLILTLGGGSPMDCAKAIGAVHANGGNVLDFVGVDKIPVPCPPVVCIPTTAGSAADISQFSIIKNEKTGIKHAIVSKSMVPDVALVDPDTTLTMDGFLTASTGMDALTHAFEAYVSRAHSPLTDLHALQSVEMVHTFLLRAMGDLSNPEYRTGMMLASLHAGLAFSNASLGVVHALSHSLGGLLDLPHGECNSLLLRHGVEANFDAVPERFASLLERFGGPAEPPGVLPGLLARLDDLRERAGLPGRLRDLGLSEDLLPEIAAAAWEDPCMITNPRPMSSSDLEGILRNAY
- a CDS encoding HD-GYP domain-containing protein, which encodes MPTDRRTSEQDDQLLALMGLGAQSGKKSHYPELKRRLAELERVQALLDRAQDAIFVVSLPDETVEYRNESALGLRGGFGRREQRPLEDFLKGPDGRGLTIRSCFPDPGEGEDRMILPLLTEKGVRRFEASFMAAETEGRLSGVLILRDQEDRIRTEARLAESLRQVEQARMRTVHLTATLVEIKDSYTGKNQRQAAGLAHAIGTALGMTGDPLENLVTATLLHDVGMMAIPAEILCIPGPLRPVDRRLMQEHASIGCDILKKQGFPPEIHLTVLHHHERMDGSGYPKGLKGEEIPFGARIAGIADVTEAMLSHRPYRPAWPLEKVLEELSGKKGVLYDPEAAETCIKLLEGGYTLDDEWFYKR
- a CDS encoding STAS domain-containing protein, which translates into the protein MKVDISKSGAGARVRLGGSMYVEDSASVREQLIGLLEEGIIHLTIDLSGLEYVDSSGLGVLISIHKRCLQKGGKMVITGLRGMVEELFRLTRLDLVFNVSHQ